One Sulfoacidibacillus ferrooxidans DNA window includes the following coding sequences:
- a CDS encoding universal stress protein, whose translation MYNEPFRRKTPEEILKEISALQRGRLKIYIGAGSGTGKTYQMLSDGQELCTTGLRVAVSAVHFGGNPATKEQVGSLQVIPTCMTDVGEAQQGDLDLDAILAYAPDFLLVDDLAHVNQLSATNRTRLSDIHVLLDHHIHVMTTLNIYDLDEMREDIKKLTGIESNHTIPLEVLANAHEVKLVDVEPDVILERLQQNERNSLSDTPDGLHDHLSQDTLSILRELTLRVVADDVNEKLESYRTFYGLPTNSSVTDRVMVAVQYNSNGTLLVRRGQQIANRLNAELDIITIVDRKRKLGQEERAFKEAITRLAEKIEANITEVCCKRHSSVADILQHYAQEKHITRIVIGQSHRSRFEDLTRGSLVNDLLTKAKQTDLMVISDRRSAGGERLLSYRHRNLSSVTYPKLDEQSFPQTMNHLKRGRFKIYIGAAPGVGKTYTMLREAHDLKARHIDVVGGIIETHHRQGTEEKIGDLTIIPQKKIHFRGGVFEEMDMSAILARNPEVVLVDELAHSNIEGCTHRKRYEDVEELLSAGISVISTLNIQHIESLNDTVFELTGVKVRETVPDSILRMAQEVVLIDVPPETLQQRMREGKIYSIDKVEQALSHFFKQGNLIALREMALREVADHIDDRLEANDDRSALRGPWRRMEVIYVCVNTKSKAERLIRRGFRTAQRLKATMYVTFVQEQLMILAEDKARLTQLEELTNRLGGTFVRLQVQQPRDLVRLLAHDMEQKLVTQVFLGHSSRTKYEIIQRGYFLQNLLRSIRTMDVVVIADNDVDSK comes from the coding sequence TTGTATAATGAACCATTTCGCCGAAAAACTCCTGAGGAGATTCTAAAGGAAATATCAGCTTTACAAAGAGGTCGTCTAAAAATCTATATTGGAGCAGGTAGCGGGACAGGTAAAACCTATCAAATGTTATCTGATGGTCAAGAATTATGCACAACAGGTCTTCGTGTGGCAGTTTCTGCCGTTCACTTTGGCGGAAACCCGGCAACAAAAGAACAAGTCGGTTCATTACAAGTCATTCCTACTTGCATGACGGATGTGGGTGAAGCACAACAAGGAGATTTGGATCTTGACGCCATCTTAGCCTATGCCCCTGATTTTCTTCTTGTGGACGACCTTGCTCACGTCAATCAACTATCAGCTACAAATCGCACACGGTTAAGCGACATTCATGTGTTGCTTGATCATCATATCCATGTCATGACCACTCTCAATATTTATGACCTTGATGAAATGCGAGAAGATATAAAAAAATTAACCGGTATAGAAAGCAATCACACCATCCCGCTTGAAGTATTGGCTAATGCTCATGAAGTTAAGTTAGTCGATGTGGAACCAGACGTTATTCTCGAGCGGCTGCAACAAAATGAACGAAATTCACTGTCTGATACACCAGATGGCTTACATGATCACTTGAGTCAAGATACGCTATCCATCTTGCGAGAACTTACACTGCGCGTAGTCGCAGATGACGTGAATGAAAAGTTAGAATCCTATCGCACATTTTACGGTCTCCCTACAAACTCATCCGTAACCGATCGAGTAATGGTTGCAGTTCAATACAATTCAAATGGCACATTACTCGTGCGAAGAGGGCAACAAATCGCCAACCGTCTCAATGCAGAACTTGATATCATCACGATTGTTGATAGGAAACGAAAACTTGGGCAAGAGGAACGCGCATTTAAAGAGGCCATCACACGACTAGCAGAAAAGATAGAAGCCAACATTACCGAGGTATGTTGTAAGAGACATTCTTCGGTTGCAGACATTCTCCAACATTATGCACAAGAAAAACACATCACACGTATTGTGATTGGTCAATCACATAGGAGTCGCTTTGAGGATCTGACCAGAGGCTCTCTTGTCAATGATCTTCTGACAAAGGCAAAACAAACAGATCTGATGGTGATTTCAGATCGTCGATCGGCTGGAGGGGAACGTCTCCTTTCTTATCGACATCGCAATCTTTCATCAGTTACCTATCCAAAACTAGATGAGCAAAGCTTTCCACAAACGATGAATCATTTAAAGCGTGGCCGCTTCAAAATTTACATTGGCGCAGCACCAGGCGTTGGGAAAACATACACCATGCTGCGCGAAGCACATGACTTAAAAGCACGACACATCGATGTCGTTGGAGGTATTATCGAAACACACCACCGCCAAGGTACGGAGGAAAAAATCGGGGACTTAACGATTATTCCACAAAAAAAGATCCATTTCCGCGGTGGAGTATTTGAAGAAATGGATATGAGTGCAATCCTTGCTCGCAATCCAGAAGTAGTACTAGTAGATGAGTTGGCACACAGCAATATAGAGGGGTGTACTCATCGCAAGCGCTATGAAGATGTTGAAGAACTTCTATCAGCTGGAATATCTGTCATCTCTACGCTCAATATTCAACATATCGAGAGCCTTAATGATACCGTTTTTGAACTGACTGGCGTCAAGGTTCGAGAGACTGTACCTGATTCCATACTACGCATGGCACAAGAAGTCGTCCTTATCGATGTGCCACCGGAAACACTACAGCAGCGCATGCGAGAAGGTAAGATTTACTCAATTGACAAGGTAGAGCAAGCGTTATCTCATTTTTTTAAGCAGGGCAATCTAATCGCATTACGCGAAATGGCCCTGCGTGAAGTGGCTGATCACATCGATGACCGCCTTGAAGCCAATGACGATCGCAGTGCACTGCGCGGACCATGGCGACGAATGGAAGTCATCTATGTATGTGTCAATACAAAGTCAAAGGCAGAGCGTCTCATTCGTCGCGGTTTCCGCACAGCACAACGCTTAAAGGCAACAATGTATGTCACTTTTGTACAGGAACAGCTCATGATTTTAGCAGAAGATAAGGCGCGACTGACACAGTTAGAGGAGTTAACCAACCGACTTGGAGGAACCTTTGTGCGCTTACAAGTTCAACAACCGAGAGATCTGGTTCGCTTGTTAGCACATGATATGGAACAAAAATTAGTCACTCAAGTCTTTTTGGGCCATTCTTCACGAACAAAATACGAAATCATTCAACGCGGGTATTTTTTGCAAAACCTGTTGCGTTCTATTCGCACGATGGACGTCGTCGTCATTGCAGATAATGATGTAGATTCAAAATAA
- a CDS encoding APC family permease: MDQSKLKRSLGLLDLTMVGLGGIIGSGWLLGSQQAAKDAGPAAILAWIIGAIAVILLGLVYSELGARMPESGGIVKYPNYSHGSLASYLMGFAAIIAYSTVPPVEAQAVVSYAGGYMPAGLLFQASGSPTAVGWMIEVVLLVLFFMLNYFGVQFFARVNTIVTFLKFVMPSVTIILLLIGAHHSNFSSHGFMPYGVHGIFTAVATSGVVFAYLGFRQISALAGEARNPQKDIGRAIVTSILLATVIYTLLQFSFVGGVDPRALAHGWGALQYNAPFVQLVTLMGFGWFSFFLYADALISPTGTGNVYFASSSRVTMAMSENRYWWQIFGQVHERSGVPRKALWLALVLGILWTAPFPTWSRLVGFISGATVLTYVIGPVSAMVFRKTATDFASPFTVRGLPIIAMLAFMVGTLIIYWTGWSNVWPLIVMEVLGLVVYAYFVPRVSFLRKSFLRDVKSGIWLVIYLLFILMISYVGSFGGQNLIPYPVDTIVVAAVSLLFFFWGVKSGYPTAALDEARQWYQKKAGSTDA; the protein is encoded by the coding sequence ATGGATCAATCGAAACTCAAACGATCTCTTGGCTTGCTTGATCTGACGATGGTTGGATTAGGCGGCATTATTGGATCAGGCTGGTTACTAGGATCGCAACAAGCAGCTAAAGATGCAGGACCTGCTGCCATTCTGGCTTGGATTATTGGCGCTATAGCAGTAATTTTACTTGGACTTGTTTATTCTGAACTTGGTGCTAGGATGCCTGAATCGGGTGGTATTGTTAAATACCCTAATTATTCACATGGATCACTTGCAAGTTATCTCATGGGATTTGCAGCGATCATCGCATATTCTACGGTTCCACCTGTCGAAGCACAGGCTGTGGTTAGTTATGCAGGGGGGTATATGCCAGCTGGTTTGTTGTTTCAAGCAAGTGGTTCACCAACTGCCGTTGGCTGGATGATTGAAGTGGTATTGCTCGTTTTATTTTTTATGTTGAATTATTTTGGCGTGCAATTTTTTGCAAGAGTAAATACGATTGTTACATTTCTCAAGTTTGTTATGCCTAGTGTCACGATCATCTTACTCCTGATTGGAGCACACCATAGTAATTTTTCCAGTCATGGATTTATGCCATATGGAGTACATGGAATCTTTACGGCTGTGGCTACTTCAGGTGTGGTATTTGCATATCTTGGCTTTCGACAGATCAGTGCATTGGCGGGAGAAGCTCGCAATCCCCAGAAAGATATTGGACGTGCCATTGTGACGTCTATTCTTTTGGCGACTGTCATATATACGCTCTTACAATTTTCATTTGTAGGTGGAGTTGATCCACGAGCATTGGCTCATGGCTGGGGTGCATTGCAATACAATGCACCATTTGTCCAATTGGTCACACTTATGGGATTTGGTTGGTTTTCGTTCTTCCTTTATGCAGACGCATTAATTTCACCTACTGGAACAGGCAATGTATATTTTGCTTCTAGCTCAAGAGTAACGATGGCCATGTCTGAAAACCGTTACTGGTGGCAAATATTTGGACAAGTCCATGAACGTTCTGGGGTCCCTAGAAAGGCACTCTGGTTAGCTTTAGTTTTAGGTATATTATGGACTGCGCCTTTTCCTACATGGAGTCGTTTAGTTGGGTTTATCTCTGGTGCCACTGTACTCACGTATGTCATAGGACCTGTTTCTGCGATGGTATTTCGTAAAACGGCGACTGATTTTGCTAGTCCATTTACTGTTAGAGGATTACCTATCATTGCTATGTTGGCGTTTATGGTAGGAACTTTAATTATCTACTGGACGGGATGGAGCAATGTGTGGCCACTTATTGTGATGGAGGTTTTAGGATTAGTGGTTTATGCCTATTTTGTTCCACGCGTTTCATTTTTGCGAAAGTCTTTTTTACGTGATGTGAAATCAGGCATTTGGCTTGTTATCTATCTGTTATTTATTCTTATGATCTCTTATGTGGGATCGTTTGGTGGACAAAACTTAATTCCGTATCCTGTGGATACGATTGTCGTTGCCGCGGTATCGTTGTTATTTTTTTTCTGGGGTGTGAAAAGCGGGTACCCTACAGCAGCGCTTGATGAAGCACGTCAGTGGTATCAAAAAAAAGCAGGCAGTACTGATGCATAA
- the acs gene encoding acetate--CoA ligase, with protein MTEPNNLDTLLKENRTFEPSAAFIAQATVTDESVYQSASEDPQAYWAQQASYLSWSKPFSTILEWDPPHAKWFSDGVLNVAYNTVDRHRENGRKNKAAIIWEGEPGDSKILTYDMLGREVDKAAHMLIHLGVKKGDRVVIYLPMIPELPISMLACAKIGAIHTVVFGGFSASSLKDRIIDADARLLITADAGFRRGGIVPLKQNVDQAIIDTPIEKVVVVQRVGADAHSTMIDGRDLLWHKLIETMPKTPFAPEPMHAEDTLFILYTSGTTGKPKGIVHSSAGYLVGANTSMRTVFDIKDDDVFWCTADIGWITGHTYLVYGPLSAGATVVMYEGAPDAPDRHRFWNIIEKYGVSIFYTAPTSIRTFMKWGHDIPQSHDLSTLRLMGTVGEPINPEAWMWYHEHIGHGRCPIVDTWWQTETGCAMIAPLPGLIKTKPGSATKAVPGIAVDVVDDNGTPVTPGHGGNLVITKPWPSMLRTVWGDDERFRKTYFGQFSGMYFPGDGAHLDEEKYIWILGRIDDVMNVSGHRIGTMEVESALVDHPAVAEAAVIGRAHDVKGQAITAFVTVRDGVKTSPELMTELKNHVVVKIGAMARPEEILFTAELPKTRSAKIMRRLLRDIAEGRALGDTTTLADPSVVDSLKLQYQDKE; from the coding sequence ATGACAGAGCCAAATAATCTTGATACTCTATTAAAAGAAAACAGAACATTCGAACCTTCTGCTGCCTTTATCGCGCAAGCTACTGTTACCGATGAAAGCGTATACCAAAGTGCATCTGAAGATCCACAAGCATATTGGGCTCAACAAGCCTCTTATTTATCATGGAGTAAGCCGTTTTCTACCATTTTAGAATGGGATCCACCACATGCAAAGTGGTTTTCTGACGGCGTTCTCAATGTCGCTTATAACACAGTAGATCGCCATAGAGAAAATGGCAGAAAAAATAAAGCCGCCATCATTTGGGAAGGTGAACCTGGAGATAGCAAAATCCTAACCTATGATATGCTAGGACGCGAAGTAGATAAAGCTGCCCACATGCTAATTCATCTGGGCGTTAAAAAAGGCGACCGCGTCGTCATATACCTTCCTATGATTCCAGAACTTCCAATCTCTATGCTCGCCTGTGCTAAAATTGGAGCCATTCATACTGTCGTCTTTGGTGGTTTTTCTGCTTCCTCACTAAAAGACCGAATCATCGATGCAGATGCTAGACTCCTGATTACAGCAGATGCCGGTTTTCGTCGGGGTGGAATCGTCCCTTTAAAACAAAATGTCGATCAAGCCATTATCGATACCCCGATAGAGAAAGTCGTCGTTGTTCAAAGAGTTGGTGCAGACGCGCATTCTACGATGATAGATGGCCGCGATCTCTTGTGGCATAAACTGATCGAGACGATGCCAAAAACCCCTTTTGCGCCAGAGCCTATGCATGCAGAAGATACTCTATTTATCTTATATACGTCGGGAACAACTGGCAAACCCAAAGGCATTGTGCACAGCTCAGCCGGTTATCTCGTGGGTGCTAATACTTCCATGCGCACCGTATTTGACATTAAAGATGACGATGTTTTTTGGTGTACAGCAGATATTGGGTGGATCACCGGACATACGTACCTCGTTTACGGACCTCTGTCCGCAGGTGCAACTGTCGTCATGTATGAAGGAGCACCAGACGCACCCGATCGGCACCGTTTTTGGAACATCATTGAAAAATACGGGGTTAGTATATTTTATACGGCACCAACTTCCATTCGCACCTTTATGAAGTGGGGCCACGATATTCCACAGAGTCATGACCTTAGCACGCTGCGACTGATGGGCACAGTCGGTGAGCCGATCAATCCAGAAGCTTGGATGTGGTACCACGAGCACATTGGACATGGTCGATGCCCTATTGTCGATACTTGGTGGCAAACAGAGACAGGTTGCGCCATGATTGCCCCGCTACCTGGACTAATTAAAACGAAGCCTGGTTCCGCAACAAAAGCAGTCCCAGGAATTGCAGTGGACGTAGTTGACGACAATGGAACTCCAGTAACTCCCGGACACGGAGGCAATCTCGTCATTACAAAACCTTGGCCATCGATGTTGCGAACCGTATGGGGAGATGATGAGCGCTTTCGCAAGACGTACTTTGGACAATTCAGTGGCATGTATTTCCCAGGCGATGGCGCTCATCTTGATGAAGAAAAATATATATGGATCTTAGGTCGTATTGACGACGTCATGAATGTCTCTGGACATCGCATCGGCACGATGGAGGTAGAGAGCGCTTTAGTTGACCATCCAGCCGTCGCAGAAGCAGCCGTGATTGGCCGCGCACACGATGTAAAAGGGCAAGCCATTACAGCCTTTGTCACAGTTAGAGACGGAGTAAAAACATCACCTGAACTCATGACTGAATTAAAAAATCATGTCGTAGTCAAAATAGGTGCGATGGCACGTCCAGAAGAAATTCTCTTTACCGCTGAGTTACCCAAAACCAGGAGCGCTAAGATCATGCGTCGCTTACTACGTGATATCGCAGAAGGGCGTGCGCTTGGTGATACCACGACACTTGCAGATCCTAGTGTTGTCGATTCATTAAAACTTCAGTACCAAGATAAAGAGTAG
- a CDS encoding APC family permease: protein MTQETPPTLRRSLTWVHGAAMTTGSVLGSGVLILPALTANIAGPAALIAWIIMSALSFPIALTFARLAVKIPHAGGITAYVRAALGTRMSRSLSWLFLGTFPIGVPIVALIGADYVGSVFALSHWQITILAASIMLISIALNFRGIELASWIQVMLVILIAILLVTAIAGASPHIHSANFHPFVIHGWWSVGTSAVMIFWCFVGWEAATNLTEEFRNPHRDVALGLIVASIVIAILYLALAIVTIGAKAYGDHLGLAPLSILVSIGFGRTAGIFTSVLALLITFGTVHTNIAAFSRMLYAQAREGEMPHLFVTLHKTYQTPTTALITMGILSEITILYYGLFSPNLSIMIQLISVMDMATYMLSMFSATRLLPRNTGQWYTAFIALLLCALIYLFSGWTMIYPPLLIGLGWILAKKRPSTTAETLLEHSECTID, encoded by the coding sequence ATGACACAAGAAACACCACCTACTTTGCGTAGATCCCTTACATGGGTTCATGGCGCAGCAATGACTACAGGCTCTGTGCTAGGATCAGGCGTTCTTATATTGCCCGCATTAACTGCAAATATCGCAGGCCCTGCCGCACTTATTGCATGGATCATCATGTCAGCACTATCATTCCCCATTGCCTTAACATTTGCGCGTTTAGCGGTTAAAATTCCACATGCAGGCGGAATTACAGCGTATGTGCGCGCGGCACTTGGCACGCGTATGAGCCGCAGTTTAAGCTGGCTATTTCTGGGCACTTTCCCGATTGGAGTGCCCATAGTAGCACTTATCGGTGCAGATTACGTCGGTAGCGTCTTTGCTTTATCCCATTGGCAAATCACCATACTTGCAGCAAGCATCATGCTGATTTCTATCGCATTAAATTTCCGCGGTATTGAACTTGCCAGTTGGATTCAGGTGATGCTGGTCATCCTGATAGCTATTTTACTTGTCACAGCTATTGCTGGTGCCTCACCACATATACACAGTGCCAACTTTCATCCCTTTGTGATTCATGGATGGTGGTCTGTGGGAACTTCTGCAGTCATGATCTTTTGGTGTTTTGTAGGGTGGGAGGCAGCGACAAATCTTACAGAAGAGTTCCGTAATCCACATCGAGATGTGGCTCTAGGTCTCATCGTAGCATCGATCGTGATTGCCATTTTGTATTTGGCACTAGCTATCGTAACAATCGGCGCTAAAGCCTATGGGGATCATTTAGGACTTGCTCCACTTAGCATACTGGTAAGTATTGGATTCGGTCGCACGGCAGGTATATTTACTTCAGTACTTGCGCTACTGATTACGTTTGGTACAGTGCATACAAATATCGCCGCTTTTTCACGAATGCTGTACGCGCAAGCGCGTGAAGGGGAAATGCCACACTTGTTTGTAACACTTCATAAAACATATCAAACACCGACAACCGCTCTTATAACCATGGGGATATTATCTGAAATTACCATTCTATATTATGGACTGTTTTCACCCAATCTAAGTATTATGATTCAACTCATCAGTGTAATGGATATGGCCACCTATATGTTATCCATGTTCTCTGCCACACGACTTCTACCACGCAATACAGGACAATGGTATACTGCATTCATTGCTTTACTCCTGTGTGCACTAATCTATCTATTTAGTGGGTGGACGATGATCTATCCACCACTTCTTATAGGACTTGGATGGATACTAGCAAAAAAGCGCCCCAGCACTACCGCTGAGACGCTACTTGAACACTCTGAGTGCACAATTGATTAG
- a CDS encoding SpoIID/LytB domain-containing protein yields the protein MKKPWIATMALCLILFFAGSTSSEPAHAQTYTYHTIYNTALPSVIHVAIRANNNPRGQILWVQTVGFQEYCSDVLPNEWIPEWNVEALRAGAMAVKMFAWYHTLHPVTIDGFTFDVDNTTNFQEYKYMSGRPETDQAIQDIWPYAYAYTDGGIGPLDYRAGVPNNPNWPFNHSQKMAQWGSQYWATAGMNNQQILAFYFTGRTLLQAP from the coding sequence ATGAAAAAGCCATGGATCGCCACAATGGCTTTATGTCTGATCCTGTTTTTTGCTGGAAGCACAAGTTCAGAACCTGCACATGCTCAAACATACACCTATCACACGATTTATAATACGGCACTACCTAGTGTTATTCATGTTGCGATTCGGGCAAATAATAATCCGCGTGGTCAAATTCTTTGGGTTCAGACCGTTGGATTTCAAGAATATTGCTCTGATGTTCTTCCTAATGAATGGATTCCTGAATGGAATGTAGAAGCATTACGCGCGGGAGCCATGGCCGTCAAAATGTTTGCTTGGTACCATACGTTACATCCTGTCACGATCGATGGATTTACTTTTGACGTAGACAATACGACCAACTTTCAGGAGTATAAATATATGAGTGGTCGACCAGAAACCGATCAGGCGATACAAGATATATGGCCCTATGCATATGCCTACACAGATGGTGGAATTGGACCGCTTGATTATCGTGCAGGTGTTCCAAATAATCCAAATTGGCCATTTAACCACTCGCAAAAGATGGCGCAGTGGGGTTCACAATATTGGGCGACGGCAGGCATGAACAATCAGCAGATCCTTGCGTTTTATTTTACAGGAAGAACGTTATTACAAGCGCCCTAG
- a CDS encoding class I SAM-dependent methyltransferase, which yields MFKVSDLSEPTRNFLQRGLVISPWLAGTDLSLRFGPDVMEFLRDVSSAFAALHWTDEVRTRAFQDVPIPDRIARTATYEISASTAVYIAHHELGLTMITVDVARKACERLEQFVNDYGFVPLIQLFTTVTGYENQHALAYYGCIPEKEFVTGVWHRPWIDYSLNDELLFGTYLGNYEMVMKDQLRCVTITEKGKTVLREAEQMLAETGYLDTRIRQIHISRFNLYFDYDTLSNDIWPDFKRLRSEFLDFSKVLPDTTVLELGCADGVFTFGGGLANRVGKGGQLFCADPAAGMIVRAETKRQRLGANWVNFVKAPAENLPFADHTFDTVLGVGFFHFTDAVVALEEIFRVARPGATVASLHPTFFTPWDVPFFYEWFEPILLSAKKRHENNPRSYLKQPDEIVQQFRDAGFVEVEWVNYGFNTHYVDPDKVIENFIFGVGLFQEELATLPFMARQDMIDELKQRGLLVCEKYTEEERILRFPNQIIRAIRP from the coding sequence TTGTTTAAGGTTAGTGATTTGTCAGAACCAACGCGCAATTTTTTACAACGTGGACTTGTCATTAGTCCATGGCTTGCTGGAACCGATCTGTCTTTGCGTTTTGGGCCAGATGTGATGGAGTTTCTGCGTGACGTTTCAAGTGCTTTTGCAGCCCTTCACTGGACGGATGAAGTACGCACACGAGCATTTCAGGATGTACCAATTCCAGATCGCATCGCGCGTACGGCTACGTATGAAATAAGTGCTTCTACAGCCGTGTACATCGCTCATCATGAGTTGGGACTAACCATGATTACAGTTGATGTTGCAAGGAAGGCTTGCGAACGACTAGAACAATTTGTGAATGACTATGGTTTTGTGCCATTAATTCAACTATTCACTACCGTTACTGGCTATGAAAATCAACATGCGCTTGCATATTATGGCTGTATTCCTGAAAAAGAATTTGTGACTGGAGTATGGCATCGACCATGGATTGATTATTCGTTAAATGATGAATTATTGTTTGGTACCTATCTTGGCAATTATGAAATGGTGATGAAAGATCAGTTGCGTTGTGTAACAATCACAGAAAAAGGTAAAACGGTATTGCGTGAAGCGGAGCAGATGCTTGCCGAGACGGGGTATTTAGATACTCGTATTCGACAGATTCATATCTCTAGATTTAATCTGTATTTTGATTACGATACATTATCCAACGATATATGGCCAGATTTTAAGCGATTACGCAGTGAATTTCTAGATTTTTCTAAAGTGCTTCCAGATACTACCGTACTTGAATTAGGTTGCGCCGATGGTGTATTTACATTTGGTGGGGGATTGGCCAATCGCGTGGGAAAGGGTGGGCAACTCTTTTGCGCAGATCCTGCTGCGGGTATGATTGTACGTGCAGAGACGAAGCGGCAGCGGTTAGGGGCAAATTGGGTTAATTTTGTAAAGGCTCCTGCAGAAAACCTTCCATTTGCTGACCATACATTTGATACTGTACTTGGTGTAGGTTTCTTTCATTTTACAGATGCTGTTGTTGCACTGGAGGAGATTTTTCGCGTAGCAAGGCCAGGAGCCACCGTTGCTAGTTTACATCCAACTTTCTTTACACCATGGGACGTACCTTTTTTCTATGAATGGTTTGAACCGATTTTACTTTCAGCTAAAAAGCGACATGAAAATAATCCGCGTAGTTATTTGAAGCAACCAGATGAGATTGTGCAACAGTTTCGAGATGCAGGCTTTGTGGAAGTTGAGTGGGTGAACTATGGATTTAATACGCACTACGTGGATCCGGACAAGGTCATAGAAAATTTCATCTTTGGGGTGGGATTATTTCAAGAGGAGCTTGCTACATTGCCTTTTATGGCAAGACAAGACATGATTGATGAACTGAAACAGCGTGGGCTACTAGTGTGTGAAAAATACACAGAAGAGGAAAGGATACTTCGTTTTCCTAATCAAATAATTCGAGCCATTAGACCTTGA